One Diceros bicornis minor isolate mBicDic1 chromosome 26, mDicBic1.mat.cur, whole genome shotgun sequence DNA segment encodes these proteins:
- the LOC131422550 gene encoding thyroid receptor-interacting protein 11-like: MASWFGGLGSGLGHSLGQVGGSVASLTGHISNFTKDVLRKGRKKAEESPDSGRTEMEDVQAIVASEERLRTQALRKAEIVQQTVEEKDTRLASMREENSHLIEALERLRGQTGTAPVVDPKTLGRVTRLESEVSQLMVIKGHLEEEVKHHQKMSEEQNQRKTQLLRSLQEQKQEMDELRYQCEQMHMKHTQLFSAKDEEIKNLQKTIKHIKTHLPEKTQLMQTKHSEICQVAKGQSLGMQNGSEKHDLCKAETERLGKGRKEQEWEMKLRTEKTVPLTEQIDLPYKDEIGQLTQIIQQKELEIQGLHARIASAPYIQAVGDLQQQLQAYALEREQMLAVFNEKVRENSNLKREDHKMMDILVAKEADLVKLQDENTKRSTRFESSGQDMFRETVQNLSHIIRAKDVEIAALNQKCQTLWTILQTSSTGGEVGGVTVNQLEELLQERDVLQQQVSLMEGWTQQVMTAVCNMQRESAQLQKELPQLQARVLMDGDNKSQLRMTSTDRIQNYKEEEIQVTHLAKKLARMQLSLEQLCNAKDVLLGPLDLTAPKPPTTSSLTSESANSLKAARSDAVSESCKELPEEIEELRRSTEEKEATIRSLQEENQRLSAAIAATSELDRKQREETDSEIQQLREKQDVLQNFLQEKELLVNAKSEELLSLSENYTTEVKENELLRQAVTNLKERLLHFEVDLHKVKQENEKILERSREKETENQALQETNMRLSMMLREKEFESAAVKKKALALERLLKEKEQSQAGELNQLLHAVTSMQEKTVLFQQERDEVVLALKQQQMENCALQNEVHHLRDNELRLSQEVERSHNQALESEDAHLREVLVAEDRAAQLRKRVTTLEEKLLLSSHAMQKASHQARVQVESLQEQLNVVTTQKDETALQLSVSQEQEKQYARALANLKMALAEWMEKADHLEGKLMTLQGRLEKANAVLDLKEEQIGEFKKQNEVQQEMLDEVQKKWMNLVSSMEGKVDKVLVRKLFLDYFQTPKRERQEVLRLMGSTLGMKREEMERLIQEEQGGLTRWMTGWLGSRSVPSTLLTPNQPSELNGSFSELFVKFLETESHVAFPPQKLSAQDRKHLDAPKRKKLAKNVPARLNTTLGSTPRKSDVTACSTAVSLIDPPGPGTGGSGHLLLNAVTDVVPTCTPLLLSPAKSAAVALKDLSKR; the protein is encoded by the coding sequence ATGGCCTCCTGGTTTGGCGGCCTTGGCTCTGGCTTAGGCCATTCCCTGGGGCAAGTGGGCGGCAGTGTGGCTTCCCTCACTGGACACATCTCTAACTTCACCAAAGATGTgctgaggaagggaaggaagaaggcgGAAGAGTCACCGGACTCTGGGAGGACGGAGATGGAGGACGTTCAGGCAATTGTAGCGTCAGAGGAGAGACTGAGAACCCAAGCTTTGAGAAAAGCTGAAATTGTGCAGCAGACCGTGGAGGAGAAAGACACAAGGCTTGCCTCCATGAGAGAAGAAAACAGTCATCTGATAGAAGCCCTGGAACGACTGAGAGGACAGACTGGAACTGCACCTGTGGTTGACCCTAAAACCCTGGGCAGGGTGACACGACTAGAATCTGAGGTCTCTCAGCTGATGGTGATAAAAGGTCATCTGGAGGAGGAAGTAAAACATCATCAAAAGATGAGTGAAGAGCAAAACCAGAGGAAGACACAGCTCCTTCGAAGTTTACAAGAGCAGAAACAGGAAATGGATGAACTTAGATACCAGTGTGAGCAAATGCATATGAAACACACTCAGCTCTTTTCAGccaaagatgaggaaattaagaattTGCAAAAGACGATAAAACACATCAAAACCCACTTGCCTGAAAAAACCCAGCTCATGCAGACAAAACATTCGGAGATTTGTCAAGTGGCGAAAGGTCAGAGTCTTGGTATGCAAAACGGAAGTGAAAAGCATGATTTATGTAAAGCTGAAACTGAAAgattaggaaaaggaagaaaagaacaggaaTGGGAGATGAAACTTCGAACTGAAAAGACTGTCCCTTTGACGGAGCAGATTGACCTGCCCTACAAAGATGAGATTGGTCAACTAACTCAGATTATCCAGCAAAAAGAGTTGGAGATACAGGGTCTTCACGCTAGAATAGCTTCAGCTCCCTACATCCAGGCTGTGGGCGACCTTCAGCAGCAATTGCAAGCCTATGCTTTGGAAAGGGAACAAATGTTAGCTGTTTTCAATGAGAAGGTGAGGGAAAACAGCAACCTAAAAAGAGAGGATCACAAAATGATGGACATACTGGTTGCCAAAGAAGCAGACCTCGTGAAGCTGCAAGATGAAAATACAAAACGGTCCACAAGATTTGAAAGCAGTGGTCAGGATATGTTTAGAGAAACTGTTCAGAACCTCTCACACATCATTCGAGCGAAAGACGTGGAAATCGCTGCCTTGAATCAGAAATGTCAGACTTTATGGACAATCTTGCAGACATCCAGCACTGGCGGTGAGGTTGGAGGGGTTACTGTGAATCAGTTGGAGGAGCTTCTGCAGGAACGTGATGTGTTACAGCAGCAGGTCTCCCTAATGGAAGGCTGGACACAGCAGGTGATGACCGCGGTGTGCAACATGCAGCGAGAGTCAGCCCAGCTCCAGAAAGAACTTCCACAGCTTCAGGCTCGGGTCTTGATGGACGGTGATAATAAGTCTCAACTACGGATGACCTCTACTGACCGGATCCAAAATTATAAAGAGGAGGAAATCCAAGTCACCCATCTGGCAAAGAAATTAGCACGAATGCAGCTCAGCCTAGAGCAGCTGTGCAATGCCAAGGATGTTCTTTTAGGTCCACTTGACCTTACTGCACCAAAGCCTCCCACCACATCATCACTCACTTCAGAGTCAGCCAACTCTCTGAAGGCAGCTAGATCTGATGCAGTGAGTGAGTCTTGTAAAGAGCTTCCAGAAGAGATAGAAGAGTTAAGGAGATCCACGGAGGAAAAAGAGGCAACCATTCGAAGCCTCCAGGAGGAGAATCAGAGACTGTCTGCTGCGATTGCTGCCACCTCCGAACTAGACAGAAAACAACGCGAAGAAACAGATTCTGAAATCCAGCAGCTCAGGGAGAAACAAGATGTTTTACAAAACTTCCTTCAGGAAAAAGAGCTCTTAGTCAACGCAAAAAGTGAGGAACTACTTTCTTTGAGTGAAAATTACACAACTGAAGTGAAGGAAAATGAACTTTTGAGGCAGGCAGTAACAAACCTAAAGGAGAGACTATTACATTTTGAAGTGGATTTGCAtaaagtaaaacaagaaaatgaaaaaatactagaaaggtccagggaaaaggaaacagaaaaccaGGCATTACAAGAGACAAATATGCGGCTTTCTATGAtgctgagagagaaagagttcgAATCTGCTGCAGTGAAGAAGAAGGCTCTTGCTTTGGAGCGACTCCTGAAAGAAAAAGAGCAGAGCCAGGCTGGGGAGTTAAACCAGCTTTTACATGCAGTCACATCCATGCAGGAAAAGACAGTTCTGTTTCAGCAGGAGAGAGATGAAGTCGTGTTGGCACTGAAACAGCAACAAATGGAAAACTGTGCCCTACAGAATGAGGTTCACCATTTACGTGACAATGAATTACGCTTAAGCCAGGAGGTAGAGAGATCTCATAACCAGGCTTTAGAGTCAGAAGATGCTCATCTCCGTGAAGTGCTGGTTGCGGAAGACAGAGCGGCTCAACTAAGAAAGAGAGTCACAACACTAGAGGAAAAGCTACTTTTATCTTCCCATGCAATGCAAAAGGCAAGCCATCAAGCCAGGGTACAGGTAGAGTCATTGCAGGAACAACTGAATGTTGTCACCACGCAGAAAGATGAAACCGCATTACAGCTTTCTGTCTCCCAGGAACAAGAAAAGCAGTATGCTCGAGCACTAGCCAACCTGAAGATGGCACTAGCCGAATGGATGGAAAAGGCAGACCATCTAGAAGGAAAACTGATGACGTTGCAGGGACGACTGGAGAAAGCAAATGCCGTCTTGGATCTGAAGGAGGAACAAATTggagaatttaaaaagcaaaatgaggTCCAACAGGAAATGTTGGATGAGGTGCAAAAGAAATGGATGAACTTAGTAAGTAGCATGGAAGGAAAAGTAGACAAAGTCCTAGTGAGAAAGCTCTTCCTGGACTATTTTCAAACACCCAAACGTGAACGTCAGGAAGTGTTACGATTAATGGGAAGCACTCTGGGaatgaaaagggaagaaatggagCGGCTCATCCAGGAAGAGCAAGGCGGCCTTACCAGATGGATGACTGGGTGGCTTGGATCAAGAAGTGTCCCCAgcacacttctgacaccaaatcagCCATCTGAGCTCAATGGTTCTTTTTCAGAACTTTTTGTTAAATTTCTAGAAACCGAGTCTCATGTAGCTTTTCCACCACAAAAGCTCTCTGCTCAGGATAGGAAGCATCTAGATGCACCCAAAAGGAAGAAACTGGCAAAAAATGTACCAGCACGTCTTAACACCACCCTCGGATCCACACCCAGAAAATCAGATGTGACTGCCTGCTCCACAGCTGTGTCTCTTATTGACCCACCCGGCCCTGGGACTGGGGGGTCTGGGCATCTTCTTTTAAACGCCGTTACTGATGTTGTGCCCACATGTACACCTTTGCTCCTGTCACCTGCCAAGAGTGCGGCAGTTGCTCTGAAAGACCTTTCAAAGCGGTAG